One Candidatus Nitrotoga arctica genomic window, CCGGTGATGACACTGCAAAGCCGCATCATTGCGGTGCAAGAGTTGAGTCCGGGCGAAGGTATTGGCTATGGCGGGCTCTTTCGCGCCGAGTCTCCCATGCGTGTTGGCGTGGTCGCTTGCGGCTATGCAGACGGTTACCCGCGCCATGCTCCAACAGGTACCCCAGTGCTGGTAGAAGGCCAGCGTACGCGCACCTTGGGACGCATTTCGATGGACATGCTGACTGTGGATTTAAGTGCATTGCCGGCTGCAGATGTAGGCAGCAGCGTCACGTTGTGGGGAGAGGGGTTGCCGGTGGAACAGGTAGCTCATGCGGCAGGTACTATCAGTTATGAACTGTTGTGCGCGCTGACCGAACGGGTACCAATCGTCACTGTCTAGATTGAATTCCTTGAACTACTGATCAAAGATACTGGAAAAAAACAAGGAAGAATGGAATGCTTTTACTTGCCCAACGATAGTTCTGAATTGAATCCGAAAGAGCGGTTAAATTCAGACCTGAAGCAGGCATCGGATCGAAAGTACAGGTGCGTACCAAGGAGAAATGGTGTGCCTGCTGCTAACGATCACATGACGATGCTCGAGAGCAATACAGAATGTGTCGCTACTATTTTCAAGACCCACACGTAAATATGCCGCTTAAAATCATTTAATGGGCGAGTCAATAAAAGAAAATATTCTCACACACTTTATCTTGAAATATATATTAAAAAATAGTCTGCAGGCTACTGTTTTTTATAGAAAAATAAATAAGTAATGAGTTCAGACATATTGATAGAATGAACTGGTTATTTCAACGGAAGATAAACATCTGTCCTCAGTTCGTGTTCTGGTGTATCTGAATTCAGATTCAGGTAGTGAAAAAACAAGGGAAAATCGCGCAACTCTTCGCCACTGCCGGGTAACCAATCTCTGTACAAGTAACAGGCTGCTTCTCCAATGTTGTCATACGGACCCACATGGCAAACGACAGCACAGCGACCCTCAGGTATCTGTTTGTTGATGATGCCCTGCTGGTTTTCCGGAACCACTTCCGTTACTGAGCCGCAGATATCGAAACGGAATTGATCAGGCGCGGTAGTTTCAGGGTTGTCGTAGACGATGCCCATGGTTTTGCTTGAAGTGATAGGTGACAAGCCACATTCCTTGCGCCATTCAATAAATGTTTTGACCGAGTTGTTGACTAACTTTGGGTCGCCACGATGCTCAAGCGCAGCCACTTTCGTGTGTTCGAA contains:
- a CDS encoding AraC family transcriptional regulator — its product is MRKQIYAERFHRVFDYIDKHLEEELSVDLLSQFANFSKFHFHRQFSEYCGISVIRYIQLMRLKRASYRLAFNPLERIIDIALDAGFENPESFSRAFKNTIGQTPSDFRKKPEWEPWIERYQFPNKKRNANMEVKIINFEHTKVAALEHRGDPKLVNNSVKTFIEWRKECGLSPITSSKTMGIVYDNPETTAPDQFRFDICGSVTEVVPENQQGIINKQIPEGRCAVVCHVGPYDNIGEAACYLYRDWLPGSGEELRDFPLFFHYLNLNSDTPEHELRTDVYLPLK